The following coding sequences lie in one Flavobacterium cyclinae genomic window:
- a CDS encoding DUF808 domain-containing protein yields MASGFFAILDDIAALMDDVAMTSKLATKKTAGILGDDLAVNAEKATGFLASREIPVLWAITKGSFINKLIILPVVFVLNWLYPPAIKAALIIGGFYLAYEGVEKIIEYFFHRAKKSEDVIIESKLEEDDENSEKAKVSSAIKTDFILSLEIVIIALGTAMEKQHDLIAQIISVSIVAVLATIGVYGIVALIVRMDDAGFYLMRKGNDKGFLSSFGGVLIKALPLVIKFLAVVGTIALLLVSGGIFIHNIEYIHHLIPQSIPSTIAEFGVGIAFGFIAVLLMTVFKKVKGLVKK; encoded by the coding sequence ATGGCTTCAGGATTTTTTGCAATATTAGACGATATAGCGGCATTGATGGACGATGTGGCAATGACTAGTAAACTGGCAACCAAAAAAACAGCTGGAATTTTAGGTGATGACTTAGCAGTTAATGCCGAAAAAGCTACAGGGTTTTTAGCTTCAAGAGAAATTCCGGTGTTGTGGGCAATTACAAAAGGTTCATTTATCAATAAATTGATTATTCTTCCAGTTGTTTTTGTTTTGAATTGGTTGTATCCGCCAGCCATTAAAGCGGCTTTAATTATTGGAGGGTTTTATTTAGCCTACGAAGGAGTTGAAAAAATTATTGAATACTTTTTTCATCGCGCTAAAAAAAGCGAAGATGTAATTATTGAAAGTAAATTAGAAGAAGATGACGAAAATTCAGAAAAAGCAAAAGTAAGTTCAGCAATTAAAACGGATTTTATTTTATCTCTTGAAATTGTCATTATCGCTCTAGGAACGGCAATGGAAAAACAACATGATCTTATTGCCCAAATCATAAGTGTTAGTATTGTAGCTGTTTTAGCTACTATTGGAGTTTACGGAATCGTAGCTTTAATTGTAAGAATGGATGACGCTGGATTTTATTTGATGCGAAAAGGTAACGATAAAGGATTTTTATCTTCTTTTGGTGGGGTTTTAATTAAAGCGCTACCATTAGTCATTAAGTTTCTTGCTGTAGTTGGAACTATCGCACTTCTTTTAGTTTCGGGAGGAATTTTTATTCATAATATCGAATATATACATCATTTAATTCCACAAAGTATTCCATCAACAATAGCTGAATTTGGCGTTGGAATTGCTTTTGGATTTATAGCTGTTTTATTGATGACAGTTTTTAAAAAGGTGAAGGGTTTGGTTAAAAAATAG
- a CDS encoding cytochrome c oxidase subunit II, which produces MTSFLVFIILVLVGIAVWQLTKIFDLTQIGGSSSSDEIANDKDNSVNGYLMFAFVGFIYVFTIYSLYAWGDLVLGTPASEHGPDYDNLMFISLAIIFFVQTITQFLLHYFAFKYRGKEGQKALYFADNNKLEAVWTIIPVIVLAGLIMYGLFTWNNIMFVDEEDKQDAIVIELYAKQFGWEARYAGDDKTLGKANVRLIEGINTLGVDLADPAAQDDKVVTELHLPVGKKVIFKMRSQDVLHSAYMPHFRAQMNCVPGMVTQFSFTPTVTTADMRSDAAIMAKVDKINKIRTENSKKIVAEGGTALDPYTFDYLLLCNKICGASHYNMQMKIVVDTPEDFKAWLAEKPTLAQQWKDANAPASVEVAAPVVAVDSSKVVAQVIK; this is translated from the coding sequence ATGACAAGTTTCTTGGTATTTATAATTTTAGTTCTAGTAGGTATCGCTGTATGGCAATTGACTAAAATTTTTGATTTAACCCAAATTGGCGGTTCTTCTTCTAGTGACGAAATTGCTAATGATAAAGATAATAGTGTAAATGGTTATTTAATGTTTGCCTTTGTAGGTTTCATTTATGTATTTACAATCTATTCATTATATGCTTGGGGTGATTTAGTATTAGGTACTCCAGCTTCAGAACATGGTCCAGATTATGATAATTTAATGTTCATTTCTTTGGCAATCATTTTCTTTGTTCAAACTATTACTCAGTTCTTATTACATTACTTTGCTTTCAAATATAGAGGTAAAGAAGGTCAAAAAGCACTTTATTTTGCTGATAACAATAAATTAGAAGCAGTTTGGACAATTATCCCAGTTATTGTTTTAGCAGGTTTAATTATGTATGGTTTATTCACTTGGAATAACATTATGTTTGTTGATGAAGAAGATAAACAAGATGCAATTGTGATTGAATTATATGCGAAACAATTTGGTTGGGAAGCTCGTTATGCTGGAGATGATAAAACATTAGGTAAAGCTAACGTTAGATTAATTGAAGGTATTAATACTTTAGGTGTTGATTTAGCTGATCCAGCTGCTCAAGATGATAAAGTGGTTACAGAATTACATTTACCAGTTGGTAAAAAAGTAATTTTCAAAATGCGTTCTCAAGACGTTCTACACTCAGCTTATATGCCACATTTTAGAGCGCAAATGAACTGTGTTCCGGGAATGGTTACTCAATTTTCATTCACTCCAACTGTTACTACAGCAGATATGAGATCTGATGCTGCTATTATGGCAAAAGTGGATAAAATCAATAAAATTCGTACTGAGAACAGTAAAAAAATTGTTGCTGAAGGTGGAACAGCATTAGATCCTTACACTTTTGATTACTTATTGTTATGTAATAAAATTTGTGGAGCTTCTCATTACAACATGCAAATGAAAATCGTTGTGGATACTCCAGAAGATTTCAAAGCATGGTTAGCTGAAAAACCAACATTAGCTCAACAATGGAAAGATGCTAACGCACCTGCTTCAGTAGAAGTAGCTGCACCAGTTGTAGCTGTAGATTCATCTAAAGTTGTAGCTCAAGTTATTAAATAA
- a CDS encoding cytochrome c oxidase subunit I encodes MSHEHGHHKETFITKYIFSLDHKMIAKQYLISGLLMGIVGVVLSLFFRMQIAWPEESFEIFKVFLGDNFAPDGVMRNDIYLALVTIHGTIMVFFVLTAGLSGTFSNLLIPLQIGARDMASGFMNMLSFWLFFVSCVIMICSLFVESGPASAGWTIYPPLSALPQAIPGSGLGMTLWLSSMAIFIASSLMGSLNYVVTVINLRTKGMTMTRLPLTVWAFFVTAIIGIVSFPVLFSAALLLIFDRSFGTSFFLSDIFIQGEVLHYQGGSPVLFEHLFWFLGHPEVYIVLLPALGITSEIIATNSRKPIFGYRAMIASILAIAFLSTIVWGHHMFVSGMNPFLGSVFTFTTLLIAIPSAVKAFNYITTLWKGNLQLNPAMLFSIGLVSTFITGGLTGIILGDSTLDINVHDTYFVVAHFHLVMGISALYGFFAGVYHWFPKMFGRMMNKNLGYVHFWVTAICAYGVFFPMHFIGMAGLPRRYYTNSAFPLFDELADVNVLITMFAIVGAAFQIVFFWNFFYSIFYGKKATQNPWKSNTLEWTTPVEHIHGNWPGEIPEVHRWPYDYSKPGHDEDFVPQVTPMKDGEEQLHH; translated from the coding sequence ATGTCACACGAACACGGTCATCATAAAGAAACTTTCATTACTAAATACATCTTTAGTCTTGATCACAAAATGATAGCAAAGCAATACCTAATTTCAGGGTTATTGATGGGTATTGTTGGAGTTGTTTTATCTTTATTCTTCCGTATGCAAATTGCATGGCCTGAAGAATCTTTCGAAATTTTCAAAGTATTCTTAGGAGATAATTTTGCACCTGATGGTGTAATGCGAAATGATATTTATCTTGCATTGGTAACTATCCACGGAACAATAATGGTATTCTTTGTACTTACAGCTGGATTAAGTGGTACATTTAGTAACTTGTTAATTCCATTACAAATTGGAGCACGTGATATGGCTTCAGGATTCATGAACATGCTTTCTTTTTGGTTGTTCTTCGTTTCTTGTGTTATCATGATTTGTTCTTTATTTGTTGAATCAGGACCAGCATCTGCAGGTTGGACAATTTATCCTCCTTTAAGTGCTTTACCTCAAGCTATTCCTGGATCTGGTTTAGGAATGACTTTATGGTTATCTTCTATGGCAATTTTCATTGCATCTTCATTAATGGGGTCTTTGAATTATGTTGTAACTGTAATCAACTTAAGAACTAAGGGGATGACAATGACAAGATTGCCTTTAACAGTTTGGGCTTTCTTCGTAACAGCTATTATTGGTATCGTTTCATTCCCAGTATTATTTTCTGCGGCATTATTATTAATTTTCGATAGAAGTTTTGGAACATCATTCTTCTTATCAGATATCTTCATTCAAGGTGAAGTTTTACATTACCAAGGTGGTTCTCCAGTATTGTTTGAACACTTATTTTGGTTCTTAGGTCACCCTGAAGTTTACATTGTATTATTACCTGCTTTAGGTATTACTTCTGAAATTATTGCTACAAACTCTAGAAAACCAATCTTCGGTTACCGTGCCATGATTGCTTCTATCTTAGCAATTGCTTTCTTATCAACAATTGTATGGGGTCACCACATGTTCGTATCAGGTATGAATCCTTTCTTAGGTTCTGTATTTACCTTTACAACACTATTAATTGCAATTCCATCTGCAGTAAAAGCATTTAACTATATTACTACACTTTGGAAAGGTAACTTACAGTTAAACCCTGCAATGTTATTCTCTATCGGATTGGTTTCTACTTTCATTACAGGAGGTTTAACAGGAATTATTCTTGGAGATTCAACTTTAGATATTAACGTTCACGATACTTATTTCGTAGTAGCTCACTTCCATTTAGTAATGGGTATCTCTGCACTTTACGGATTCTTTGCTGGTGTTTACCACTGGTTCCCTAAAATGTTTGGTAGAATGATGAATAAAAACTTAGGTTATGTTCACTTCTGGGTAACGGCTATCTGTGCTTACGGAGTTTTCTTTCCAATGCACTTTATTGGAATGGCTGGTTTACCAAGACGTTATTATACAAATTCAGCTTTCCCATTATTTGACGAATTAGCTGATGTTAACGTGTTAATTACTATGTTTGCTATTGTAGGAGCAGCATTCCAAATTGTATTTTTCTGGAACTTCTTCTATAGTATTTTCTACGGAAAGAAAGCAACTCAAAACCCTTGGAAATCGAATACTTTAGAATGGACTACTCCAGTTGAGCACATTCACGGTAACTGGCCAGGTGAAATTCCTGAAGTACACAGATGGCCATATGATTATAGTAAACCAGGTCATGATGAAGATTTTGTTCCTCAGGTTACACCAATGAAAGACGGTGAAGAACAATTACATCATTAA
- the queG gene encoding tRNA epoxyqueuosine(34) reductase QueG — translation MSSNFRLPSSNYSKIIKSESKRLGFLSCGISRAGFLEEEAPRLEIWLNNQMHGEMSYMENHFDKRLNPALLVDGAKSVISLLLNYYPSEHQNKDSYKISKYAYGQDYHHVIKGKLKELLLFIQTEIGEVSGRAFVDSAPVLDKAWAAKSGLGWVGKNSNLITQKVGSFYFIAELIVDLELEYDTPTTDHCGTCTACLDACPTEAIVAPYVVDGSKCISYFTIELKDNLPQEMKGKFDDWMFGCDVCQDVCPWNRFSKPHNEPLFNTNSEILNFSKSDWEEITLDTFQKVFKNSAVKRTKYEGLLRNINFLKNKG, via the coding sequence ATGTCTTCCAACTTCCGGCTTCCATCTTCCAACTATTCAAAGATTATAAAATCCGAATCCAAAAGACTCGGCTTTTTGTCTTGCGGTATTTCAAGAGCTGGTTTTTTGGAAGAAGAAGCGCCTCGTTTAGAAATTTGGCTCAACAATCAAATGCACGGTGAAATGAGCTATATGGAAAATCATTTTGACAAACGTTTGAATCCAGCACTTTTGGTGGATGGAGCAAAAAGTGTGATTTCGTTATTGTTGAATTATTATCCTTCCGAACATCAAAATAAGGATTCCTATAAGATTTCAAAATACGCCTACGGACAAGATTATCATCATGTTATAAAAGGAAAATTAAAAGAATTATTACTTTTCATACAGACTGAAATTGGAGAAGTGTCAGGAAGAGCTTTTGTGGATTCAGCACCGGTTTTAGATAAAGCTTGGGCAGCAAAAAGTGGCTTAGGTTGGGTAGGAAAAAATAGCAATCTCATCACCCAAAAAGTGGGTTCGTTTTATTTCATAGCCGAATTAATTGTCGATTTGGAATTAGAATACGACACACCAACAACCGATCATTGCGGAACTTGTACCGCTTGTTTAGACGCTTGTCCTACGGAAGCTATAGTAGCGCCTTATGTGGTTGATGGAAGCAAATGTATTTCTTATTTTACTATTGAATTGAAAGATAATTTACCTCAAGAAATGAAAGGTAAATTTGATGATTGGATGTTTGGTTGCGATGTTTGCCAAGATGTTTGTCCTTGGAACCGATTTTCAAAACCACATAATGAACCACTTTTTAATACAAACTCGGAGATTTTAAATTTCTCAAAATCAGATTGGGAAGAAATTACTCTTGATACTTTTCAGAAAGTATTTAAAAATTCAGCTGTAAAACGAACCAAATATGAAGGTTTACTTCGTAATATCAATTTTTTAAAGAATAAAGGGTAA
- a CDS encoding four helix bundle protein translates to MSFKFEKLIIWQNAMSFGEDIFKISQNFPKSEIYNLTSQINRAVDSIALNISEGSIEQSNPEFRRFLGYAIRSLAEVVTCLHKAKRRAYISEVDFDKFYQDSYNLMNMMIAFRNKLS, encoded by the coding sequence ATGAGTTTTAAGTTTGAAAAATTAATTATTTGGCAAAATGCAATGAGTTTTGGTGAAGACATTTTCAAAATTTCTCAAAACTTTCCTAAAAGTGAAATATATAATTTGACTTCCCAAATCAATCGTGCGGTTGATTCGATAGCTTTAAATATTTCTGAAGGTTCAATTGAGCAAAGTAATCCTGAGTTTAGAAGGTTTTTAGGATATGCAATTCGCTCTTTAGCAGAAGTTGTGACTTGTTTGCACAAAGCAAAAAGGAGAGCATATATTAGTGAAGTAGATTTTGATAAATTTTATCAGGATTCATATAATTTGATGAATATGATGATTGCTTTTAGAAATAAATTATCGTAG
- a CDS encoding quinol:cytochrome C oxidoreductase — MYTFSSKLKTFSLILMVLGAIGIGIGFMASPKTIEDVEKILAADSHHGHEASHSEKVAPHAAEVHNTEAHVVSDSVKADDTHAVDSTHTEAHAVADSTNHADVAAPAVADAHGNNHEEHANADVHSHDDHKAHLEHVLHQLKNKPWAALYVACIFFMLISVGVLAFYAIQYAAQAGWSPILFRVMEGITAYLLPGSIIFFILLVAAGLHFNHLFVWMDPEVLDKTSVKYDKLIDLKSGYLNVPFFLGRAAFFLIVWNLYRFFSRKNSLAQDEASDNTFYKKNFKMAAAFLVFFIVSESIMSWDWVMSVDPHWYSTLFGWYVFASFFVSGITVIAMVTLYLKSKGYLEHVNTSHIHDLAKFMFGISIFWTYLWFSQFMLIWYSNIPEEVTYFVTRIEHYKLPFFGMLAMNFIFPLLILINTDFKRLTWIVVMAGIVILCGHYIDFFNMIMPATVGDQWFIGIPEIGALLFFLGLFIFVVFNALTKAPLVPKGNPLIEESKHFHY, encoded by the coding sequence ATGTACACGTTTTCAAGTAAATTAAAAACTTTTTCATTAATCCTAATGGTTTTAGGTGCAATTGGTATTGGAATTGGTTTCATGGCCTCTCCTAAAACAATTGAGGATGTAGAAAAAATATTAGCTGCAGATAGTCATCATGGTCACGAGGCTTCTCACTCTGAAAAAGTAGCTCCTCATGCTGCAGAAGTTCACAATACTGAAGCTCATGTTGTAAGTGATTCAGTAAAAGCTGATGATACTCATGCTGTAGATTCAACACATACAGAAGCACATGCTGTAGCTGATTCAACTAATCATGCTGATGTTGCTGCACCTGCTGTAGCTGATGCTCATGGTAATAATCATGAAGAACATGCTAATGCAGATGTTCATTCTCATGATGATCACAAAGCACATTTAGAACACGTTCTTCACCAATTAAAAAATAAACCTTGGGCTGCTTTATATGTAGCTTGTATATTTTTCATGTTAATCTCTGTAGGAGTTTTAGCATTCTATGCTATCCAATATGCTGCTCAAGCAGGTTGGTCTCCAATTTTATTTAGAGTTATGGAAGGTATCACAGCTTACTTATTACCAGGTTCTATTATTTTCTTTATTTTGTTAGTTGCTGCTGGTTTACATTTTAATCATTTATTTGTATGGATGGATCCAGAAGTTTTAGACAAAACAAGTGTAAAATATGATAAACTTATTGATTTAAAATCAGGTTATTTAAATGTACCTTTCTTCTTAGGTAGAGCTGCATTCTTTTTAATTGTTTGGAATTTATATCGTTTTTTCTCTAGAAAAAATTCATTAGCACAAGATGAAGCTTCAGATAACACGTTCTACAAGAAAAATTTTAAAATGGCTGCTGCCTTCTTAGTATTCTTTATAGTATCTGAATCTATCATGTCTTGGGACTGGGTAATGTCAGTTGATCCTCACTGGTACAGTACATTATTTGGGTGGTATGTTTTTGCAAGTTTCTTTGTAAGTGGTATTACTGTAATTGCTATGGTAACATTATACTTAAAATCAAAAGGATATTTAGAACACGTGAATACTAGTCATATCCATGACTTAGCTAAATTTATGTTTGGTATCAGTATTTTCTGGACTTATTTATGGTTCTCTCAATTTATGTTGATTTGGTATTCAAATATTCCAGAAGAGGTTACTTATTTTGTAACTCGTATAGAACACTATAAATTACCATTCTTCGGAATGTTAGCAATGAACTTTATCTTCCCATTATTGATCTTAATCAATACAGATTTCAAACGTTTGACTTGGATTGTTGTAATGGCAGGTATTGTAATTTTATGTGGTCATTATATTGATTTCTTCAATATGATTATGCCTGCTACAGTTGGTGATCAATGGTTTATTGGTATTCCTGAAATCGGAGCTTTATTGTTCTTCTTAGGTTTATTCATTTTCGTTGTATTCAATGCTTTAACTAAGGCTCCATTAGTTCCAAAAGGAAATCCTTTAATTGAGGAAAGTAAACATTTTCATTATTAA
- the ruvB gene encoding Holliday junction branch migration DNA helicase RuvB, which produces MNDNLNPNKESYSPQDIDIEKALRPLSFDDFTGQDQVLENLTVFVQAANLRKEALDHTLFHGPPGLGKTTLANILANELGVGIKITSGPVLDKPGDLAGLLTNLEERDVLFIDEIHRLSPIVEEYLYSAMEDFKIDIMIESGPNARTVQINLNPFTLVGATTRSGLLTAPMRARFGIQSRLQYYNTELLTTIVQRSASILKMPITMEAAIEIAGRSRGTPRIANALLRRVRDFAQIKGNGKIDIEIARFALKALNVDAHGLDEMDNKILSTIIDKFKGGPVGLTTLATAVSESGETIEEVYEPFLIQEGFIIRTPRGREVTEKAYKHLGKIKNNIQGGLF; this is translated from the coding sequence ATGAATGATAATTTGAATCCCAATAAAGAATCGTATTCTCCGCAAGATATTGATATCGAAAAAGCGTTACGACCTCTAAGTTTTGATGACTTTACAGGACAAGATCAAGTTTTAGAAAATTTGACTGTTTTTGTTCAAGCTGCAAATTTGCGTAAAGAAGCATTAGATCACACGTTGTTTCATGGACCTCCTGGTTTAGGAAAAACAACTTTGGCAAATATTTTAGCAAATGAATTAGGAGTAGGAATTAAAATCACTTCAGGCCCCGTTTTAGATAAGCCTGGTGATTTAGCTGGATTATTAACGAATCTTGAAGAACGTGACGTTCTCTTTATTGACGAAATCCATCGTTTAAGTCCAATTGTTGAAGAATATTTGTATTCGGCAATGGAAGATTTCAAGATTGATATCATGATAGAATCTGGGCCTAATGCTAGAACCGTTCAAATCAATTTGAATCCGTTTACTTTAGTTGGAGCAACAACTCGTTCGGGATTATTAACTGCGCCTATGCGTGCTCGTTTTGGAATTCAAAGTCGTTTACAATATTACAATACCGAACTATTAACTACCATTGTGCAAAGAAGTGCTTCTATTTTAAAAATGCCAATTACAATGGAAGCTGCAATTGAAATTGCTGGAAGAAGTAGAGGAACACCTCGTATTGCTAATGCTTTATTGCGTCGTGTGAGAGATTTTGCTCAAATTAAAGGAAATGGTAAAATTGATATCGAAATAGCAAGATTTGCATTGAAAGCATTAAATGTTGATGCTCATGGATTGGATGAGATGGATAATAAAATTTTATCTACAATTATCGATAAATTCAAAGGAGGTCCAGTTGGATTGACCACACTGGCAACAGCTGTTTCCGAAAGTGGCGAAACCATTGAAGAAGTATACGAACCATTTTTGATTCAAGAAGGTTTTATAATTAGAACCCCACGAGGAAGAGAAGTAACCGAAAAAGCGTACAAGCATTTAGGGAAAATTAAAAACAATATTCAAGGAGGACTTTTTTAA